The following DNA comes from Vigna radiata var. radiata cultivar VC1973A chromosome 4, Vradiata_ver6, whole genome shotgun sequence.
ACCTCAAACTTCCAAACTAGCCATTTTCCACCTTTTGTGAACTGTGAATTCGTTTTGTCAGCTACAAAACTTCCAAGAAACTTAGCACATGTTTCAGGAGCTGCTCTGGAGAGTCTGTAATTGAACCACTCCTCAAAATCACCAAATTCCTCTGCCCCTTCAATTCCAACCTTTACCTGCACATTCTGTCAGTCAGCTCCTGAGTACATTTAACAGGCTTCATGATATaaacagaaaaggaaaaggatttACATCATAATATGAGATGATAAACCAAGTCATTATTAAAAAGGAGAAATTtctgagagaaaaagagaaagagcaaAAGGATGATAATCctccaaaataaaaagaaacatggGTGTTAGCGTCCTTTTCTGAAGAGAGCAAAACCTCTCAATTTAGTTCCAACAATGACCCCATAAGCTAAGGAAGGATTGGAAAATAAACGAATATCATGAGGCTACCTTTTTAAGAATGACTTTATCCTTAGATTTGGCATCAAACTTTTTCACCTTGCCTCTTCCATTTTTTTGAATCCACTCTTGTGCATCTACATTGTTTGGGATGAAAAAACCTGAATAAACAACACCAAAAGACCCTTCTCCAAGTTTATCTCCAATAAGAAAATCAGTCCTCTTAAGATTTCTTCTTCCAGATAAAGTGTCCAAAAGCAGTTGAATAGGGGCCAAAAGGAATGCATCAATGGCGCCCACAAGGACACCCGGCCTCGCAGTTAAATAGGTCCATGTCAGCCCTGCAAGTATCACAAACCCCCACCTCTGCACGTCTGATAAATCTTCAGTTACATGCTGAAACTTCACTAACACTGATTGGAAGACAGAAAACTGGTCCAAGTGAAAAGTGGTCTCCAACAAGTCTTTGGGAATATCACCAAAAACTGCATTGCACTTTGGAGAGGCACTCTTGAAACGGTTTGTCGAAAAGGAAATGGTAATTGGGATGCTGAGTTTGAGAGGAGAGAAGCAGATGGTACGATTATGTTGAAGTGTTGTGGCAGTTGTAGGAAGCAGAGAAGCCATGTTGGTTGGTTGTTTCTCACAAAACTAAAAGCtagaaatgaatattttaatcttgGGCCATCTgttccttctttctttatccACCTTTTCTCCTTATTTTCTAGCTTCATAATCACCCCAAGCCTCATCCAACAAAACCttacacaataaataaagtatttaatatgTTTCTAGCCTTAcactattcattttaaatttcttcataaaaaaatgCAGAAATTAATCCtgtaagaatttattttaatccttaagaaaaagtagaaattaGTCTTCTAAAAAATTGGCATCATTACTCatcaaatcaatttcattttctgGAAAAGATAAATTTCACGACCCCAATTTCACAcccaattttattatttagagaAAACAAAGTTATCAAATAATCCTTTCCATCAACATTATAgatttagtaaaaaattataaaaattaaaaaaatgaccAACATGTccaaattttattatgatagatTCATTCATCATAAATAATAGTTGGTGACGTATCTTCTTTCTATTTATCACGCAAacaacaatatcaatcaaataagCAAGATTGAAGTAACACtgattttcaaaaactaatttatgcGGGctatttttaaaagagaaaaaaaaaattatgttaaattctgtgattaaaaaatatttacgttAATTATTAGAAACGAAGTCATCCACTGGTTGGTTAAAGAGAAAGACGAAATATTAAAGTTAAAGGATTAGTTTGAATACTTATCATAggtatttaagtttttaatttgaataaatatccACGGTTAATAATACATCCTTTACTGATTGTTAATGCAAATAAAAGTATCAAAACAAAACCTAGTTGTATTTTTAGACAATCGGTACAATggatataaaaagtataaacaCGACCAACAATTAATATTctagattattaaaaaaaattagtatgaTTGGCAAGTTAAATTAATagtttcaaaaactaatttatctAAACTATAAAAGCAATGTAAAACTAATAGATCCTGAAGGTTTTCAATGACGAGGTACATAACCTTCTACCATAGACGACGTTAGAAATTTTGAAGCAATCGCTATTGATAGATAGATCTTCATTTCCAGATTGTAAAATATGGCAAAAATTACTTTCAGCATCTTTAAACTCTCATGGCAGATAATGTTAAGTAAATCagtgtatatataaaaaaaaaaaaaacagctcATTTCCTCCAGACATGatatatctaaatataattgTGGAGCCTCAAGGCACATAAATAAGTGACTGCAGAGTTCACACACAAGTCCTAGCTAGGGGCACAAGAAATTCTTTAGTGTTGGCAATTTTATCACTCATTGTTCACGCATCCAGATACAGGCAACTACCTAATGAGAAGAATGAGTACTATAAAAACATGCATCTTAAGTAAAAGCCGTTACAAGTTGTCTAGTTAGTACGCAGGGCTATTCCTCTGAAGAAAAGAGGGTGCAGGCCTCACGTAAGAGAAGTCCTTAAATGGGTTTCCACCATTTGGGCTGGCAGCTGGCGAGTCCACAACAGGCATATCAGTCCACCGTTTCTCAAAGTTGGCAACACAGTGCGTACCAGCTACTTCTGGGATAAAGCTTGGCTGGATTTCTCGTTCTTCCAGCTTTCTCCAATTGATTTGTTTAAACCACTTGTGTCCCTTAATTTCCTCAACCCCCCGGACTCCACAACCTAAGCGCTTCGTTGCTTCCTTCTGTAGCAGCTGAAATAGGGATAATCATCTTAATTTATGTTACAACTTCTGTCTACTACTAGTAAATTAGCTATAGTACGAAAACTCAATAGAATTCGAATCAAGGAATTGAAATCTCTTACAACGAAGAAAAGTTGTGAATTTTCTACAGCATTTTAAGAAAAGAGTAACAATAGATGTATCAGTGATCATGCCccaaagatggaaaaaaaaacgTCACAATAGATGTATCAGTGATCATGCCCCAAAGAAAACTGACACTGATTTTATTAATAACCTTCAGTTTAGGGCAACTAACAATCTCAGGTATTTGTACCTCCGTATTTTATTTCTTCGGTACACGTTAGTTTGGTTGATTAAACAACTACTACATTGGAAATTAAGTCTTTTTCCAGACCAATGTTCTCAAGACTTCTAAGTTAATCCAATTAGTAATAGTCTCGCAATTTTTGCAACCACTCAAAGATACAATGATCTCAAACATTTTACGGCATCTGCAAAGATACCAGAAAATAGAATTCTTGTGGTCCAGTTCATCACTCACTCCATGCTTAAGTAGAGAAAGCcagtttaaaatatatcaagCCTATCTTTTCAACAGTAAATTAAGATGTAAAGGTGAAGTAGAGCATCATTGCatcaaacaattatatataagatGTAGATTATGATGACTTTGATGATGAACTATATCAGAATAATCAAAGGAAATAATTTATGTGGAGTAGTGACTACCGCTTTCAACAGTGAATGTGCTTCACTTGACAAAAATGCTGGCAGCTTGATCTTGTCTTTAACTATCTTCTGCTGAATTTTGTCCGGGCTCCCACCACAGAAAGGCGGCTGCAGAGGAGATGAGACAACATTAACAAACATTTAGCAACTCCAAAAGACCTAACAGCTATTCAGTTCCCAGGCCATTACAACTAACAAACATATAGTAttacaataacaaaaacaatgaaCCAAATAATATTTGTGGTCATACTGTCCTAGAAATTCCCAAAATTGACGTTCTCCccttcctttattttctccttttaaCTTGAGGAAAGGGGTAAAATTCTCTGCAAGCTAAAACACAAATAAAGTTGACTAACTTgcttaaaagaaacaaaattgaatgCACTTTGAAACTCGAATAACAAGCAAGCTACCATGGTGCTTCAGTAGACCCAGCTCTAAGCTTGAAAGTACttcaattaaattcaataaattgaaCATTTCTACACATGAAGTTCAAAGATACGAACATTGTCTTactgaacaaaaaaaatgtagCACAGAACAGGAAAGCACTTCAATTGAATTCAATAAATTGAATATCTATTGTTATTGAATTCAAACTATTGTTACtgaataaaacttattttagcatttcaaaatcaattaagaagCTACATTAACATCTTATGGccaattaaacatttaataaattatgcaATTATAACTTAGATGGAACTGACAGAGGAGGAAAACTTGAACAATCAACATTTATGCAGCCGAGTtgttatacaaaaaaaaaaaaaaatctttaaaagaaaagaaaatattgaaatgtaAATGACATGATTAAGACTAGTGTCTTGGTTTCAGACAACCAACAATAGTTTGATATCTTCCAAAACAGGTACAAACATGTAGCTTTCAAAGAAGGTACTTGTTTCGGATAAGCTTTCTTGCACCCAAAGGCAGCCaggaaacaaaaggaaaaaacatcAAACACAGTAAAAGTGTATTATTGTGCCATGATTAGGTAGTATTTAATGCAAGTATAAGTTTGACACAGACTTCACTCCTCTTAAACCTCATGATTCATAATTTAGAGCCAATTAAATTTACTAAATGATATTTTTCCTCAACTAGTATGCAAACAGACCCTCATACCCCCCAAAAAAGAGACAATCTAACTACAAAGACCCAAAAGAAAAAGCAGCCTCACAAATTAAGAAGGAAAGAGATGCAAACCTTTCCAGTAAGCATCTCAAACAGTAGAACACCAACGCTCCACCAATCAGCAGCCTTATCATGGCCTTTGCCAAGAATAATTTCAGGTGCCATGTACTCTAATGTACCACACATCGAATTTGATCTTGTACTCTCTTCAAATTGTTTTGCTAAGCCAAAATCAGTCAACATAACCtagtatattaaaaaagaaaaactgttCAGTTATTACAGGTATGAAAGCACGGTTTACAGTAACTATGAAAAACATGAGGGAGGTAGGGAGGGAGGACAGTGTACATGGCCATCAGCGTCCAGTAGAATATTTTCAGGCTTCAGATCCCTGTGCATTATTCCATTTGAATGGAGATGAGAAACTGCTGAAACAATCTCGGCAGCATATATGCGCGCTAGATCCTCTCTGAACAGTAGACAAAAATAGAACCACAAATTAATCCTgcaaattaaaaacagaaacagaagTAACAAAGTATCTCAAAGCTAAACTCACCTGAAAAGGCCTTGGTGATAAAGCTGGAAGAAGAGATGCCCCCCGTTTACAAAATCAAGCACAAGATACAGTCTGTATTTTGTCTGAAAGAGCGTATAGATGTAACATGGGTTAGCATTTtactaacaaagaaaacaattctGGATATAAAGTACTTCAAAATATATCCATAACTTGCAGTAATAAAATGTTCATTTAGATTTtgcataaaatacaaaaatgatagTAAAAacaggaagaaaagaaagggtcATGCCATTTCGAAATTAAGTACCTGAAAAGAGTATCTGAGTTGAACAACAAAAGGGTGCTCTATCTTTGTCCAGATATCCCTCTCAGCTTTCATGTATTCAGTATGGTTCTTCTCCATAATCTTGTCCTTCCGCATAACCTTCATAGCATATATTTCTGAAGTACCTTTCTTCCTCACCTGATATACTTTAGCAAATGCACCCTGCCCCACAACCTTCAAAATCTCAAAATCTTCAATGCTAACTCTTTGGGTTTTCGAGATATTCCCGTCTTCGTCTTTCAAAGATTCTTCGACAAAGGAGGATACTTTGATGTCCTTAAAGGTCTCTCCATCAACATAATCCTCTAGTTCCAGTGAATCCTCAGTCTCATGTATGGTGAGTTTGCTAAGCTTAAGTGATTGACTAACACAAGTAGAAGGGCCAACCAGAGAATGAGATCGGGTGTAAATGACTGGTGGGTCATCATAAACCAACTCATTCACGTCTTCTACAGGTTCACCAGTAGTGGAATCAATGTTGTTCAAATCTACAGTAACGGGGCCGAATACATCAGCGAAATCTAGCTCAATATGCTCCGTGTTCACAGTATCAGGCAGGTTTGCAGGAAAGAGTAAATGAGTGTGTGAGGGTTTATAACCACCCTTCGTAAAACCAGAAAACTGAGAGGAAACCATTTCTCAGCGCTCAGAAATCAGGGATCCAAATATGCTGCTGCTGATGACCAAACCAAAGTGACTATAAATTAACCACCCCGAAGTTTCCCAAAACCCCCACCGCAGATGGACTCCTGTCAATGGCCTGAATCAAGAGAAAGTTGATGTAGGCAAATGGAGTTCCCAAAAACTTAGGCAGCAAGAAGAGCAAAACCCAGCAGAGGAGGTCGTTGTTCTTGTTTCCCGAAACACAGGAAACGAAGTATGCTCCAGTGGTTGCTGAACTCATGAAGATCCAATTGACAATCTGCGTTCCAATTCACCCAAAAATGGAACAAAAACGAGAAATCCCAAGTTACAATCAGAATTTATGACACCAATAGAAAAATTAACTCCAAAATATTCCACAAAATTTCGTTACCATAGCCTAACCCAAATACATAATCACAACAAGCTCCACAAACAACACTGCCATAAATAACAAATCAAAATTCAACACGCCCAAAGAGGACGAAATCCAATTCCAAAACGTTGCAACATCAGAAACggaaaataagaagaagaagaagaaaaaagtctTTTTTTGTCATCCAACAAACATATTTAGAGTTGAATAACTGAAATCAATATAAGCAACAGTAGACAGCGAGATCTAACGGAACAATTCGAAGCACTGAATCACAAACCGGTTACAAAGCGCGAAATTAGGTTAGGGTTATCGACAAACAAAACATACCAACGGAGAAGACAATCAACAAAGGAATTGAAATTAAAGGAAACAGAAACGatgaaatcaaaattcaaatcaaTACTTTCAagaaagtgagagagagagagagtaccAGGGAAGGGAATTGGGAAGGGGCAGCGAAGGGAATGCGATGATTTCAGGAATATTTGATTCCGAGCGGTGAGAGACTCGCGTCGCCACTTATAGCTTCCTTGTTCGATTTATGGTTCTCTTTCTTTTGCTCTTCGACACGTGGCGATACATGAGTGGTAGTTTATCTTCCCTCGCGGGGATGCGAATATGCCGTTCCGTGAACTATTTTTGGGCTCAGAATATGGAGTTAGGCCCACGTGTTTTTTTTGGGTTCTCTGTTTTAgggaattaaaatgaaaattataaatgaatattgaAAGTGATCAGTACTTGTGTTGTGCTAAAGAGGAATAAAAATAATCGTAACCTAGTTTGTCAAATGTTGTCAATTCAAAATACTTGCAAATGGTATAAAAACTCTCACTCTTCCTAATTATAGCGTATGTGTTCTTCTCAATGTGTTTCTTCTCAATGTGTTTTTAGCCAGCAACAACCCAACATAACAACATAAATAAACctttttttccaaaatcaaaggaaaaacaaacaaattaaatattaaaatcaaaattatgaaaaaataatttaaagtattgaataaaataaaataaactatttaggatttcttttcatataatttaaaaatatcttttttattattaatttattaaaaaatcaaaatgttattataaaaaaagtttatgatagataataataataataatagtatttttttaaaactaaaaatttggATTTcgttttttattcatttttttctacaaaaatattataataataaaaaattttgttttacatcatattacaaaactaaaatttattcactttttattttttatatcaaagcaattaaaatttaatttcaatatttttgtaattttttttaattttcaatgcttctttttttatacaaactattatataataaattttgttttacattatattacaaaactaaaatgtattcacttttaaataaatttttatttttttataccaaagcaattaaaatttaatttcaatactttttaagtatttttttttaattttcagtgcttcttttttttaattcttttcttgtttgagaaaaaatttcacaattcataataagaaatttaattttagattatatgaaaaaaattataattttttttttcttttcttaaaataacttataaattttattttattttattccttctcttaaaataactaaaatttaaacttaacagttttgataaattattttaaactattttttcataattttcttttcttttcattttagaaaaacagagaaaaaaaaaggaaataactTAATATGAAGAATTAATGTTCCTATATATCTATTTAAGGAAATAATGTTGCAATAATTTTACTCAATgaactttctttaaaaaaagattattttaagaaaaaaatctttgaaaaacaaaaaaaaaataaataggttGATTTAACAAAGTAATGTTCCCAATAGATCTatttaggaaaataatattttaatagatttatttaaaGAGTTTTTCCGAAAATCCATTTcaaaatagatttattttaattggaaaCTAGTTATGCGTATGtagtgaataaaatattataataagttaTGGTTACtaagtatgtatatataaatcatGGCATggttatattttaatgaataaatgaacaaacatttaaagaataaaaaagtattacCTTGTTAAAATGAAACCCAAATTCTCCTCTCCTTTGCTACAGTCTTTCTCATGGAGAAGAGAGTTTCAGAGAAAATAATGTTGGAGAATCACTGCGTCATCCTCTTCCTTTATACAACAACCAACACCTGGAATTTTTGCATTAGCCTCGTGTCAAAATATGGATCAAACTTCTGCTTAGGAGGACAATTATTCGCAAACATGGGCTATTGGGCCCACCACAAACTAATATCATTGGGCGTCTACTTTCTGCACCCCGCAGTTGTTTCTCGTAGCTCACAAACTGATTTTCAAAATGACTATTTTATCACTAGTAAAACTGATTTTCAGATTATATGTTCTGGAAATTCTTTAGGATAAAATTttcgaaacaattttttaaatttatgaaaatatattttgcatTAAGAGTATGTTTGCATCTATACTAACTGTTTAAAACTAATTCTTAAGAAtatctatatgtatataatCACGGAagtgaattttatttgttgctataaagttttctttattcatattaaatacCTAACTCAAACATGGATTAAGACATTCTTGATAGATAAAAAGATtgataattatgataatattttagtGCTTCATATCTATAtagaaaaatgcagaaaaagaaATTCGGAAAACCCCTTATTATCTAATTGAATAATTTCCCTAATTTCTAAACATTCGTTGTTGATCAGCTTTCTACTTTTCTTCCACAGCCATTGTCCCTTCTGCTGCATCTGCATCTGCTTCTGCTTCAACATAAACACATATTCAACACACAACTCCATAGTCTAATGCTGTAAAATCTGTAACATGCTGCTTTTGTGCCTTGTCTACCCCTTCACTCACCATGACTGAGTTTCTCGCCACAAACCCTCTTACCGTTTCAGCTGCAGAATCTCCGAGATTCCCCTTCCTCAATTCGCGCCAAACTCCTTCACCCAGAACCCAACTTACCCCAAATTCCCGCGTCCCCTTCTCTTCCAAACCCTCCAAAACAAGTTGCAATAACAAGAGTGTCTTTTGGGCACTCAGCTCTCGTTCCAATGAAGACCCATCAAGGGGCTATGGCTTTTACAACGAACTTGAATTTGAAGAAGTAAAGGAAAAGACTTTCGGGTTGGAGGGAAACCCTGTTGGGGAAAATTCTCCCACTCAAAGTGGGTCTGTCCCGTTTGATGGAGTGGAAGGTGGTGATGATAAGGGAGAGGGTGATTTGATTCGGGTTCAGGGGGATGTAGATGGGGATGGCAATGATTTGAAGAAAGATGATGATCAAGGTGAGAATGagaaatttggagataaacGAGTGAGAAGAGCCAAGCAGGTAATTAGAAGGTCGAATTTGTTGGCCAAGCAGGTGATCAGCATTCGCTCTGCCCTTAGCATGGGGTTTGTCTCGCAACTTTGGGTGGACACCACCTCTGTGAGTCTTGAAAATATTTGCTCAATCTCAGTTTTCTGTGCAGTTTGTTAGTTTTGCTAGCATGTCTCCAGAATACATGTTTTGAATGGAGTCTGTTAAtagtgtttgtttgttttgttggtGTGATGTCTTATTTGTAGGACATAGAAATTAACTTGTTTATGCATTTATTCTTTTGGTGGATTCCATTATCAGTGGATGGTGCTGTTTGTGGAGGTGAGGCCAAACTTGCTTTCTGGGGATTCAGAAAAATTCCTTCTGGAAGATATCAGCCAGGTATACGAAGTTTGGATTCAGGagatatttttctcttatttaggTTTGATCCCTCTCTCGGTTGAATGTGTACATACCAGCTTCAAACATACTTTACTTAGTCTTAATCCAAGTATTGCTTTTACATCACTTTTgtggagttttattttttttttttgcctgcaaaaatataaaagacacAACTTAGCAATTTCCTCACTGGAAAGGGGATTCTAAATCGTTTTGTAAAAAATGTCTGATGCATTGAATGTTCTGATGGCAAATTGCCAGCTTGGCTTTGGCTTTGCCAACAAGTGACTTCTTGGGTATTCTGCCTGTTCCTTTTTCAGGTTGGAGATGTCGTCCTTGTCCAAGATGAAAGTGTTATggataatgaatttaaaatgattGGATTGGAGACACTGGTAtgatttactattttaaattattcaaacttgaggattattttcttttacatgatTTATTTAGGTTCATAGTGTGGCACAATATGGATAAGAAGTTGTCTTTGTGTATTATACGGTACTCAAACTCTTGGTGTTGCTGAAGCAGTGCAGATTAATATTTAATGCAATGACCATAACCTTGCCTTAGAGGGGGATATCATGTCGTTTAACGAATCTAAGCTTGTATGAGTGACTTGTTTTTTCCATGGTTTGCAAATTATGTGAACATAACCTCTTATATGAAATTGTGTGTCAGATTTTTTTGCTACCTTCCTTTCTAGATAATCAATTTTTCTAGTATTTATGAAGGAAGATCtcaaaatcttttatttaaatgtgtTCTAAATGTCCTCACATTTGTCATCGGGTTGAAAAATAAGAGTTGATCCATTGGCTGACATTAGCAGTGGAGTTAGGTGATGATGGCAAGGCTAGCATGCTTAGCTTCCATCTTTTAACCGTATACAAGTATCTGTTGGACTAGTTACCGGAGTAATTTGCAAACCTTGTTAGGGTTTGATTCAAAATTCTTAGTTTCCTTGTAAATTATTGCAAATAATGTGTAAATAAGGCAACCTGCTACTCAACACGGATTGGAATAAAGAATTTCTTGGCGAGATATAAATTCTCGATGGTTCTTTGAGAACTGGGAACTTATCCGATTCTTTCAAATTATAGTAAGAAGACCACCGTTATTGCTTAGTGAAACAAGAACCTTGGTACACAGAATGCTAGCATGCATAGTCAATGACACAACTAGATAAAATTACATAGTTGATAAATTGGATGAATGCCACTAACTCCTGGGTTTGCATCAACAGGTTGACTCACAGCTTGACACTGGGTAATTGCAAtgaattttcttaatattttccaaaatgaaATAGCCATTTGAATTGTTAGCTGTGTAGCTTGATCTGATAAAAGTTATTAGATATCTTAATTTTTTGGTACTTGCCAGGTTGGATACAAAGTTGTAACACCCTCTCAACGGAACATTGGAAAGGTTATAAATCTCTTGATCATGTCGTTTTCACTTATTCTTTTGTCTTTGTTATATAATTGTGGAAATCTTAACGTGTAGGTGCGTGGATACACTTTCTGCATCAATTCAGGTGCTGTTGAAGAACTTGAACTAGATTCATTTGGACTATCAATCATTCCATCAAGCTTGGTAAGTAGGTGGCTTCTTAGTAAGATTAATAGTACATGTACAGAGCTAGATTGCAGGCAAATTTTGTCAATTAATAGGAAAAAAGAAACTTATGCTCTGGGGGAGGTAACATAGGAGCTATTTTGTTGAATGATGATCATTCTAGGCATGTCCGGTGGAGGCCATATTATAGAGTTTAATAGTGACAAGCTTAAAGCTTGGTAAGCTTTAATTCAAGGACGGTGTTAGTATCtaggaaaaatatatcaatattatatcttttagaACATTTTAGAGGTATCTTAAGATAAGTTTcctcattttctttgtttccacCTGTCTTTATTATCTCATGATGCTTCCTTATGTGGATAGGAAACGATCCAGTATTATTTAGTATAAATAGGGGttcttgttttatgttttatcatCGCATGTCACACATCATAATCTACTAGAAAATGTTATTCAATGTTCTGTTCTCTCAACTTCTtccttcaataaaaaatttattgaaattaaccCTCAGGGCTGATTTTGAACAACTATAATGGAAAGGTTTTACTTGTAAGGATCAAAATCCTGGAGCCACCCTAATATCTTACTACTTGTAAGGATTTACtctataaatttttaacatttagatcatgttaaaattttgattgtTTCTGGGGATTTCTATAAAAGTTctccccaaaaaaaaaaaaaggctcaTCCAGATACACATGTTACATTTTAGGTGAGTACCTACTCTTTGCTGGTTGAGGACGT
Coding sequences within:
- the LOC106759262 gene encoding serine/threonine-protein kinase STN8, chloroplastic; protein product: MASLLPTTATTLQHNRTICFSPLKLSIPITISFSTNRFKSASPKCNAVFGDIPKDLLETTFHLDQFSVFQSVLVKFQHVTEDLSDVQRWGFVILAGLTWTYLTARPGVLVGAIDAFLLAPIQLLLDTLSGRRNLKRTDFLIGDKLGEGSFGVVYSGFFIPNNVDAQEWIQKNGRGKVKKFDAKSKDKVILKKNVQVKVGIEGAEEFGDFEEWFNYRLSRAAPETCAKFLGSFVADKTNSQFTKGGKWLVWKFEGGRSLADYMADQSFPSNLESTMFGRVLQGVDSSKRNALIVKQIMRQIITSLKKIHDTGIVHRDVKPANLVVTKRGQIKLIDFGAATDLRIGKNYVPNRNPLDRDYCPPELYVLPEETLSLPPEPIAAFLSPIMWQLKSPDLFDMYXAGIVFLQIAIPTLRSSVALKNFNLEIRTCGYDLNKWRXSTRMRSDFQILDSDSGRGWDLATKLISKRCSQLRGRLSAAAALRHPYFLLGGDQAAAVLSKLSF
- the LOC106759414 gene encoding serine/threonine-protein kinase AtPK2/AtPK19 — encoded protein: MVSSQFSGFTKGGYKPSHTHLLFPANLPDTVNTEHIELDFADVFGPVTVDLNNIDSTTGEPVEDVNELVYDDPPVIYTRSHSLVGPSTCVSQSLKLSKLTIHETEDSLELEDYVDGETFKDIKVSSFVEESLKDEDGNISKTQRVSIEDFEILKVVGQGAFAKVYQVRKKGTSEIYAMKVMRKDKIMEKNHTEYMKAERDIWTKIEHPFVVQLRYSFQTKYRLYLVLDFVNGGHLFFQLYHQGLFREDLARIYAAEIVSAVSHLHSNGIMHRDLKPENILLDADGHVMLTDFGLAKQFEESTRSNSMCGTLEYMAPEIILGKGHDKAADWWSVGVLLFEMLTGKPPFCGGSPDKIQQKIVKDKIKLPAFLSSEAHSLLKALLQKEATKRLGCGVRGVEEIKGHKWFKQINWRKLEEREIQPSFIPEVAGTHCVANFEKRWTDMPVVDSPAASPNGGNPFKDFSYVRPAPSFLQRNSPAY
- the LOC106758120 gene encoding uncharacterized protein LOC106758120; translation: MTEFLATNPLTVSAAESPRFPFLNSRQTPSPRTQLTPNSRVPFSSKPSKTSCNNKSVFWALSSRSNEDPSRGYGFYNELEFEEVKEKTFGLEGNPVGENSPTQSGSVPFDGVEGGDDKGEGDLIRVQGDVDGDGNDLKKDDDQGENEKFGDKRVRRAKQVIRRSNLLAKQVISIRSALSMGFVSQLWVDTTSWMVLFVEVRPNLLSGDSEKFLLEDISQVGDVVLVQDESVMDNEFKMIGLETLVGYKVVTPSQRNIGKVRGYTFCINSGAVEELELDSFGLSIIPSSLVSTYSLLVEDVLEVVSDAVVVHEAAALRIQRLSKGFLGNHNVRTSLDYDSEQSETYGQISRRRKSVGRKKPNQKEWDDEDNWDLPMDYL